From the Bacteroidia bacterium genome, one window contains:
- the nuoE gene encoding NADH-quinone oxidoreductase subunit NuoE codes for MQTHENTQHVYEKYPKGQPSCLIDMLQDVQEHFGYLPDMEMQKVARHVDIPVSRVYGVATFYNQFRFQPLGKYVIKVCRGTACHVKGSLDILQTLENELGIKAGQTTKDLGFTIETVACIGACSIAPVIAVNEEFHGGLTTKSLVKLLSQYRKKVSAEEVHHECV; via the coding sequence ATGCAGACCCACGAAAACACGCAGCACGTCTACGAGAAGTACCCGAAAGGGCAGCCATCGTGCCTTATCGACATGCTGCAGGATGTTCAGGAGCACTTCGGCTACTTGCCGGACATGGAAATGCAAAAAGTGGCGCGTCATGTGGATATCCCCGTGTCACGCGTCTACGGCGTCGCAACCTTCTACAATCAATTCCGCTTTCAGCCGCTGGGCAAATACGTCATCAAAGTCTGCCGCGGCACCGCCTGCCACGTCAAGGGATCGCTGGACATTCTCCAGACGCTGGAGAACGAGCTTGGCATCAAAGCGGGGCAGACCACAAAGGACCTCGGCTTTACCATCGAAACGGTCGCGTGCATCGGAGCATGCTCTATCGCCCCGGTGATCGCCGTCAATGAGGAATTCCACGGCGGACTCACCACAAAATCGCTCGTCAAGCTGCTCTCGCAATACAGGAAAAAAGTCTCGGCCGAGGAGGTACATCATGAATGCGTATAG
- the trpS gene encoding tryptophan--tRNA ligase — MTDIQRNTILSGMRPTGKLHLGHWAGALENWVELQGMYNNYHLVADYHVLTTSLDTDGIAQDTIDMVIDWLAGGIDPSRSPIFRQSQVKEHTELHLIFSMLITKNRLERNPSIKEQVRDLEIENVTYGHLGYPVLQAADILLYRADLVPVGEDQLSHVEITREIARKFNAQYGEVFPEPSHKVTKFSRLPGLDGKDRKMSKSAGNTLLLQDSPEEVWEKLRKAPTDTQKIRRNDPGRPDVCLVFTYHEKFNPAEVPEIRSGCESGALGCVDCKKRCAARIDEFLAPHIERRKPYESDPSLVLDILRDGETRARAVASETMRAVRDAMKLG; from the coding sequence ATGACGGACATACAAAGGAATACGATTCTCAGCGGCATGCGGCCGACGGGAAAGCTGCATCTGGGTCACTGGGCCGGAGCCCTGGAAAATTGGGTCGAGCTGCAGGGGATGTACAACAACTACCACCTGGTGGCGGATTATCACGTACTCACCACGTCCCTGGACACAGACGGCATCGCGCAGGACACGATAGATATGGTCATCGACTGGCTGGCCGGCGGTATCGATCCGTCGCGGAGCCCGATTTTCCGTCAGTCGCAGGTCAAGGAGCATACCGAGCTGCATCTGATTTTCTCGATGCTGATCACGAAAAACCGCCTCGAGCGCAATCCGTCCATCAAAGAGCAGGTGCGTGATCTGGAAATCGAAAATGTGACCTACGGACATCTGGGCTACCCGGTTCTGCAGGCGGCGGACATCCTGCTCTACAGGGCCGATCTCGTGCCCGTCGGCGAGGATCAGCTCTCACATGTGGAAATCACCCGCGAAATCGCCCGAAAATTCAATGCCCAATACGGCGAGGTGTTTCCGGAGCCCAGCCATAAGGTCACCAAATTCAGCCGCCTGCCGGGCCTGGACGGCAAGGACAGGAAGATGTCGAAATCCGCGGGCAACACTTTGCTGCTGCAGGATTCGCCGGAAGAGGTGTGGGAAAAACTGCGCAAAGCCCCCACGGACACGCAGAAGATCCGTCGCAACGATCCCGGCAGACCGGACGTCTGCCTGGTGTTCACGTATCATGAAAAATTCAATCCCGCTGAAGTTCCGGAAATCCGCTCCGGCTGCGAATCGGGCGCCCTGGGCTGTGTGGACTGCAAAAAGCGCTGCGCCGCGCGCATAGACGAGTTTCTCGCACCGCATATCGAACGCCGCAAACCCTATGAATCGGATCCCTCGCTGGTGCTGGACATCCTCCGTGACGGCGAAACGCGCGCACGCGCTGTGGCGTCGGAAACGATGCGCGCCGTACGAGACGCCATGAAGCTGGGCTGA
- a CDS encoding HNH endonuclease, protein MLNQSYEPVSICSVQKAVILLYLEKAEMIEENRHRRIHSVSATWPFPSIIRLGKYHRVLYKSIMLSRKNILRRDGHRCQYCGSSNAQLTVDHITPRSRGGMDSWENLITACVGCNNKKGNRPLEKTGMTLLSKPRRPSHVSFLLQSVHTIEDPWRPYLFQA, encoded by the coding sequence GTGTTGAATCAGAGCTACGAACCTGTAAGTATCTGCAGCGTCCAAAAGGCGGTGATCCTGTTGTACCTGGAGAAGGCCGAAATGATAGAGGAAAACCGGCACCGGCGCATTCACAGCGTGTCCGCGACCTGGCCCTTCCCCAGCATCATCCGTCTCGGAAAGTATCACAGAGTTCTGTACAAGAGCATCATGTTGTCGCGCAAGAACATTCTCCGCCGCGACGGACATCGCTGCCAATACTGCGGCAGCAGCAACGCCCAACTCACCGTGGATCATATCACGCCCCGCTCGCGCGGCGGCATGGACTCCTGGGAAAACCTCATAACCGCCTGCGTCGGTTGCAATAACAAGAAAGGCAACCGCCCTCTCGAAAAAACGGGCATGACGCTGCTCAGCAAGCCCCGCCGTCCCTCGCATGTCTCCTTCCTCCTCCAGTCCGTGCATACAATCGAGGATCCCTGGAGACCTTACCTTTTTCAGGCGTAG
- a CDS encoding polysaccharide biosynthesis C-terminal domain-containing protein, translating into MRALLKKLTTDSAIYGVSNILGRFITFLLVPFYTHMLPQGDYGIVIVVYAYIAFLNGIFTFGLEPAYMRFVAEAGSADRSRVFSAAFWFILVAGAVLAIPILSFSSSIQPWLGIRPEWAEILPLSLAMVLLDAVCAIPFAALRMENRPRSFAGIRLFSIVLNVGLNFLLIAVWKWSVVAVFISGAVSSASCLLLLLPTLRGRLRFSVDRALLRRLLVYGLPTMPGAISIMLIEIIDKPIMLLLTDAATVGLYGANYKLGIFMMLVVSVFRYAWQPFYLQLASDPGAKALFSRVMTYFVLIGSVIVLLLSLFIGELVQIPLPRGRTLIPAEYWSGLGIVPIILFSYLFAGMDQILSAGIYIQKRTMIVLYATASGALVNIVANFLLIPVFGIYGAAFATLAAYFTLAAVYWVAGRKIYPITWENARLLKLFGALAVPALLWYLVPMDAVLPMLLWKIFLVALYVSTLAVSGFFSKEERNALQGLLRGARRSERM; encoded by the coding sequence ATGCGTGCACTGCTGAAGAAGCTCACAACCGACTCGGCCATTTACGGGGTCAGCAATATCCTCGGGAGGTTCATTACCTTTCTGCTGGTCCCGTTCTACACGCACATGCTGCCGCAAGGGGATTACGGCATCGTCATCGTCGTGTACGCGTACATCGCGTTTCTGAACGGCATCTTCACCTTCGGACTGGAACCTGCGTATATGCGTTTCGTGGCCGAAGCGGGGAGCGCGGACCGATCGCGTGTGTTCAGCGCCGCGTTCTGGTTCATTCTTGTCGCGGGAGCGGTGCTGGCGATTCCGATATTGTCGTTTTCCTCGTCCATTCAACCCTGGTTGGGAATTCGCCCGGAGTGGGCCGAGATTCTGCCGCTCTCCCTTGCCATGGTGCTGCTCGACGCCGTCTGCGCCATACCTTTCGCGGCGCTGCGCATGGAAAACCGTCCGCGCAGCTTCGCGGGCATACGGTTGTTTTCCATCGTCCTGAACGTGGGACTGAATTTCCTGCTCATCGCCGTTTGGAAATGGTCCGTCGTTGCCGTGTTCATTTCCGGCGCGGTATCCTCGGCGTCCTGTCTGCTTCTGCTTCTTCCGACGCTACGGGGACGCTTGCGCTTTTCCGTCGACCGGGCGCTGCTGCGCCGCCTGCTCGTGTACGGCTTGCCCACCATGCCGGGTGCCATATCCATCATGCTGATCGAGATCATAGACAAACCCATCATGCTGCTGTTGACCGATGCGGCCACGGTCGGATTGTACGGCGCGAATTACAAGCTCGGGATATTCATGATGCTCGTGGTGAGCGTCTTTCGTTACGCCTGGCAGCCCTTCTATCTGCAGCTCGCTTCCGATCCGGGTGCCAAGGCACTGTTCTCCCGCGTCATGACGTATTTCGTGCTCATAGGATCCGTCATCGTCCTGCTGCTCTCGCTGTTCATCGGCGAGCTCGTACAGATACCGCTTCCGCGCGGACGCACGCTCATTCCGGCGGAGTATTGGAGCGGACTGGGCATAGTCCCGATCATTCTCTTCAGCTATCTGTTCGCGGGAATGGATCAAATTTTGAGCGCCGGCATCTATATACAGAAGCGGACAATGATCGTGCTGTACGCGACGGCGTCGGGAGCGCTGGTGAACATCGTCGCGAATTTCCTTCTGATTCCGGTGTTCGGCATCTACGGTGCCGCGTTCGCCACGCTCGCCGCGTATTTCACGCTCGCCGCCGTGTACTGGGTGGCCGGAAGGAAAATTTATCCCATCACCTGGGAGAACGCCCGCCTGCTGAAGCTCTTTGGCGCCCTCGCCGTACCTGCGCTGCTTTGGTATCTCGTTCCCATGGACGCAGTGCTGCCCATGCTGCTCTGGAAAATCTTTCTTGTCGCGCTGTATGTTTCCACGCTCGCCGTCAGCGGCTTCTTTTCCAAAGAGGAACGAAACGCGTTGCAGGGACTCCTGCGCGGAGCCCGACGAAGCGAACGCATGTAG